AAAGTAGATTTCCTAAAAATCCAGCGCCATAACCTAAGGTAATAAATACGGTTGAAAGTCCGGCGATAAAGAATAATGTTTTTACGATGCCGTACCACGCAATGTCTTTGCCGAATACGCGTATCGTACGTGGTTCATCAGAATCAAGTAGCACGCCGACATAGACGGGTAACAATGGTAATATGCACGGTGAAAAGAATGAAAGTATTCCAGCGAGAAATACTGAAATTGAAAATACAATTGGTGTCATGTTAATCTCTCCTTTTTGGTTCTCATAGGGGTATCTCGATTCCTAATTTACAAAACACTTAAAATAATTTTGTGTTTCGGCTTTATTTGCTCCAGAGGTTCGAGTCAATGTTCCCTCGCTAACGCTTTGTTTTTCTCTTTAGTTAAACTATACCGTTATTTGATAGCGGATACTATAGGAGATGATTTGGAAAAACTTGAATTTGATTTGATTTAAACTAATATGATATGATATGATATGATAGCTAGCTATTGTTTTGTTTTAATGCGATTCACACTGGTTATAATCAATTATTCTTTTCAATAATCATAAGTTTCTGTTTTAGAGTATGGATTTGAATCGCTAAAGCAAATATATAGTATCTTTAAACTAGAGGAGTCATTTAAATGGAAACAATTGAAAGATATATGAGAAATGGTAAGTTGACAGTCATACCAAAGAAAGAAAAGAATAAAGTAGAAATACTAAAGTTTTTCGTTGGGAGATTAGAGAACCATCCGCAAGAAATTTTTTCTGAAAAAGAATTAAATGAGTTGATTGCCGAGTACTATGATGATTATGCAATTATCAGACGTTATCTTGTCGATTATGGTTTCGTTTTGCGTGATGATTACGGAAAAGAATATCGAGTTAAACCATAGTGTGAGCGCGGACGTTCTGCCGCGAACTACTGGAGCAAAGGTCGCCGAAGCGCCAAAGCGCTTCAAGAGCTATGCGAAGTGGACGGCGAGGCAGTCCAAGCGAACCGGAATGAGGAGAAGTAAATTTTGAATGCTGTTTTAAAACGCTATTATGCATTAAGTTTTATTGTTGTTGTGATTGTTTCTTTTTTTAATCCTATTTTATACTTATTTTTGTTGAATTCATTTTCTGTTCAGCAAATAGGGACTTACTATTCATTATTTTGGTTAATTTCTTTTTTGACAGAGGTACCTTGCGGCTCGATTACTGATGTGATTGGTGAGAAAAAATCATTGTATTTAAGTACAATATTTAGAATAATTGGCTTATTGCTATTGATGAGTAATCAGTATGCTGTATTTTTATTATCGGCAATTTTTTCTGCAATTAGTGAATCCTTTCAATCGGGGACAGTGAATAGTTGGGTGATTAATACTTTAAAGAAAAAAGGTTATGAGGAAGTAATTGACTATGACCGATTGTTTTCACGCGCGGTTATTATTGGTTCAGTGACTTCTATGGTTGTTGGTTTTGTCTCTTCAAAATATTTATATACATATAGTGCTTATTTACCAATTATATTTAGTATTGGAGCATGTGTGGTGCAATGGTTTATTATTACAATGATGACAGATTATCGCGAGAACATAAGCGATGACTATTCACGTATTAAGAAAGAATCAATAAACGAACTGAAAAGTGTTGGCAAGGGATTGCTAAAAGCTAAAATGGGACTCGTATTGATGTTATTAATCATTATTCCATCAGTCATTGATATCGGTCCGTCGAACCAGTGGCAGGCAGTTTTTTATGAAGCGAATAATCCATCGCTGACTAGCTATGTCTGGATTGTTATTTCAATATGTGGAATTATCGGAGGTTATGTTTCAGATAAAGTATTAAGAAATATGAGGGCAAGTAGGGCATTTTTGGTACTTATTTACATAAATATTGCGTTGGTATTGTTGATGTCCTTTCATCTTAATATGTTGATGCGAATTACTCTTTTCGGTGTTTATATTATTATGAATGCGATTTGCGGTGTTAAAGCATCAACATTACTGCATAAAGAAATTGTTGAAGACGACCGTTTTAGAAATACGACTGTTTCAATTTTTTATTCATTCGATTCCATGATGATGTCAATGTTGCTCTGGGTAAATGGTTGGGCATCCGGTATGATTGGCATTGAGAATACATGGATGTGGACGGCCGTACTTGTCGCACTGTTTGTACTGATTGGATACTTGGTTTCGTTTCGTAAGTTGGATTGAAATGTAAAAAATTTCTAGCGCGAGAAGATAGAAATAGTACAAAAAGAAAGAAGAAGGGAAGTGTATCCTTTCTTCTTCTTTTTTATAAACATCTAGCTAGTCCTATTAATATAAATTTTACAAAAAAATAAAATGATAAAATAAAATTAAAAACGGTTACTAAAATTGTAAGACTTCGGTTAACAAAGTCGCAAATTTGTGGGAATAATTTCTCATAAGTACTTTATCGGGCACATCATTTTCAAAAGAAGCCAAAGACTTGATTTTTCGCTTATACAATGACGCTAATTTAGTTAAATCTGTGTGTGGTCAGCAATTTAAAGCCAGTGTTTCCAATCATAACTTTTTTAATCAATGGTTAATGTATGATGCTAAGATGAATGATAGATTAGATAAAATAGTTAAAGATAAAATATTATACCTGCTTTCAGATATCGATATGCAAAAAATACATCAGTTACAAAACGAGTTAATTAACGTAACAATCTATCAAAAATTATTACGGTTTGAAGCAGTAACCGATGAAGAACTGGAACAATTTGAGCAGAAAATGGACAAGCTTGGTTTGACAGAAATATTGCAAAAAATGAACGGAAAATAGTCTGTTGCTGAATCAGAATCAATCTATCGATGAATGAATGATAAGTTAATAAAGGAACATATAGTGCCTTAAAAAAATATGAGTAGTACAAAAGGTGTGTAACCAGATGGTGCAAGTGAAGATGTTCTGATTTGAACTTTAAAAGCATAAGAGAAGTGGACGCCAAGCTAAAGGGAGTGAATCAGCATCTCCATAGCACGAGCGCAACAACTCTATCGTGGGGCACCAACTGAACTTGGTTAGGTGCCTTTTTGTCGTTGCCGTTATTTCTTTTAGGAATAGAATATTGAGCGAATTATATTTTGATAAAAAACGAATGGAGTTTTAATATTTTGTTTAACACCACGCAATATTGGCGAAATAAATTAAAGGATGTAATGGACACAATTAGGTTATCGACAAGATTCACGTATAGGTAGAGTAATTTTGCCGATTTAACTATCGACAGCGTATTCATACGCTGAACTAGGTATGAGCATATATGAACTACGAACAGTGTCAAAAGGTGGCACTCACGTGGCTGAGACGAGTTCAGGTATGAGTACCATCCAGTTAGAGATGCACCCCTTTCTATTATTAGTCAGCACCTTTTTAGTGCACGTGATGTATGATAAAATGTAATTATAACCAATAAGAAAGCAGGTGTCGTTTAATGGAACAGTTTTTAGAAGACTATTCGTTGGACCGTCGTCATTCTCTATCACGCAAGTGGGATAGACTGGAGGAGCAATTTGGAAACGCGAATTTATTGCCATTATGGGTTGCTGATATGGACTTTAAAGTTTCAAAAGCAATTACTGCTGCGATAGAAGAGCGTGTAGCACATGGTGTTTATGGCTATCCGTATGTTTCTCAGGAGTATCTACACGCATTTAAGCAATGGATGTATAATCGGTTTGGTGTCAGTATTCAAGAAGAGTGGTTGCGTTATACTTCGGGAGTGGTTCAAGCGTTGTATCATTTAGTCAATACTTTTACTCGGCAAGGGGACGCGGTCATGATTTTCCCGCCAGTTTATTATCCGTTTTTTAATGCTATTCGTGATACAAAACGACAGCTAGTGACTGTAAATTTGGTAGAGTCAAAGACAACTTTTCAGCTTGATTTTGAACAAATTAAGACCGCTATCAAAGCGCAAAATGTCAAAATGATTATTCATTGTTCGCCACATAATCCAGCTGGACGCGTGTGGACTGCAGACGAACAATTACAATTATTGGATTTATGTCAAAAATATGGTGTAATTTTGATTTCAGATGAGATTCATCAAGACTTTGTATATGAGCCTCATAAGCAATATGCGATGTTACAAGCAGACCATCCTTATGCGCATAAAGGTGTTGTTGCGCTAACAGCTGCGTCAAAAACCTTTAATATTGCTGGCTTGACACATTCAATTGTAATGATTCCTAATGAAAGTATGCGAGAGCAATATGATAATTATTTAACAACAATCGGTCAATCCGCAGTGAATTTAATAGGTGTCATAGCTACCCAAGCAGCTTTTGAACATGGTGAGGACTGGCTGAGTCAGGTATTATCGGTCATCGAATACAATTATCACTTTATCAAAACAGAACTAAATCGTGCTTTACCGGCAGTAAAAGTATTTGACTTACAGGGAACGTATTTATTATTAGTTGATTTAAACCCAATCTTAAACGGTCGTGACTGTAAAACCTACATCCAAGACCAATGTGGCCTAGCCATCGACTTTGGAGAATGGTTTGGTGAAGAATACAAAGGCTATATCCGTATTAACCTAGCTACGCATCCAAAAAATATCCAACAAGCCATAAAAAACATGATTAACCATGCATAGTGCGACAATGAGCGTTATGACTTGAATCACTGGAGCAAAGGTCGCTGAAGCGCAGTAGGCGCTTCAAGAGCTATGCGAAGTGGATGTCAAGTCAGCTCATTGGAGCCGATATCCGCATAGTGCGACAATGAGCGCTATGACTTGAACCACTGGAGCAAAGGTCGCTGAAGCGCGTATCAGCGAACACTGTGCTTCAAATCACAAAATTTTTCAAAAATCATTTAAACCAGGCTAAGAGCATGATTCAATCGAATCAATGGCTCTTAGCCTGGTTTTTGTACAAAATGTATCAT
The genomic region above belongs to Aerococcaceae bacterium zg-1292 and contains:
- a CDS encoding DUF2087 domain-containing protein — protein: METIERYMRNGKLTVIPKKEKNKVEILKFFVGRLENHPQEIFSEKELNELIAEYYDDYAIIRRYLVDYGFVLRDDYGKEYRVKP
- a CDS encoding MFS transporter, coding for MNAVLKRYYALSFIVVVIVSFFNPILYLFLLNSFSVQQIGTYYSLFWLISFLTEVPCGSITDVIGEKKSLYLSTIFRIIGLLLLMSNQYAVFLLSAIFSAISESFQSGTVNSWVINTLKKKGYEEVIDYDRLFSRAVIIGSVTSMVVGFVSSKYLYTYSAYLPIIFSIGACVVQWFIITMMTDYRENISDDYSRIKKESINELKSVGKGLLKAKMGLVLMLLIIIPSVIDIGPSNQWQAVFYEANNPSLTSYVWIVISICGIIGGYVSDKVLRNMRASRAFLVLIYINIALVLLMSFHLNMLMRITLFGVYIIMNAICGVKASTLLHKEIVEDDRFRNTTVSIFYSFDSMMMSMLLWVNGWASGMIGIENTWMWTAVLVALFVLIGYLVSFRKLD
- a CDS encoding pyridoxal phosphate-dependent aminotransferase; this translates as MEQFLEDYSLDRRHSLSRKWDRLEEQFGNANLLPLWVADMDFKVSKAITAAIEERVAHGVYGYPYVSQEYLHAFKQWMYNRFGVSIQEEWLRYTSGVVQALYHLVNTFTRQGDAVMIFPPVYYPFFNAIRDTKRQLVTVNLVESKTTFQLDFEQIKTAIKAQNVKMIIHCSPHNPAGRVWTADEQLQLLDLCQKYGVILISDEIHQDFVYEPHKQYAMLQADHPYAHKGVVALTAASKTFNIAGLTHSIVMIPNESMREQYDNYLTTIGQSAVNLIGVIATQAAFEHGEDWLSQVLSVIEYNYHFIKTELNRALPAVKVFDLQGTYLLLVDLNPILNGRDCKTYIQDQCGLAIDFGEWFGEEYKGYIRINLATHPKNIQQAIKNMINHA